TTCAGGTCAATCAGCGCCGTGGCGTGCGCTGGAATGCCTCCAAAGCCTTTTTGAGACCCATCGCCAAGCGCACCAATCTGACTGTGATGACGGGCGTTGAAGCCTCCCGAATCGAACTGGAAAACGGTCGCGCCGTTGCCGTGATTGCGCGCGTCGGTCAGGGCGAGCAGCGCCTGGCCGCGAGCCGCGAAATCATTCTGTGCTGCGGCGCGATAGGTTCGCCCACACTGCTGCAGCGCTCGGGCATCGGGCCGCGTCCATTGCTGGAAAAGCTCGGCATCGGCGTGCGCCACGAACTGCCTGGGGTGGGCAGCAATCTTCAGGATCATCTGCAATTGCGGCTGATCTACAAAGTCAGCAACGGCCTGACCCTCAACCAGATGGCTGGCAGTCTCTGGGGCAAAATGAACATGGGCCTGCGTTACGCGATCAATCGCAGCGGCCCGCTGGCGATGGCGCCCAGCCAGCTCGGTGCTTTTGCCCGGTCAGGTCCGGAGCAGCCCAGCGCGAACCTCGAATACCATGTCCAGCCGCTTTCTCTGGAGCGCTTTGGCGAACCGCTGCATGCCTTTGCGGCTTTCACCGCTTCGGTGTGTGATCTGCGGCCGCAAAGCCGTGGCACGGTCCATATCCGCTCGGCAGAACTCAATGCGCCGCCGATCATCCAGCCTAATTACCTGAGCCACGAAACTGACCTTAAAGTCGCGGCCGATGCCATTCGTCTGACGCGCAAAATTGTCTCGGCGCCGGCGCTGGCCGCGTTCAATCCAGTGGAGTATTTGCCAGGCGAAAGCTTGCAAAGCGAGCAGCAATTGCGTGAGGCGGCCAGTGCCATCGGCACCACCATCTTCCATCCCGTGGGCACCTGCAAGATGGGGCAGGGCCCGGATGCGGTCGTCGACCAGCGGCTGAGGGTCCGTGGCGTAGACGGGTTGCGCGTGGTCGATGCTTCGATCATGCCGACCATTACCTCAGGTAACACGTGTTCGCCGACGTTGATGATCGCCGAGAAAGCAGCCCAGATGATCATCGCCGATGCACAGCGGGCGCAGCGACCGGTCGATAGCGTGGGCACAATGACTGGCGAAACCGCGCTCTGAATCCAGGGCAGTCGGCTCCGGTCGGTTGCCTTCGAATTCTCAGGATTTTTCCTACGGGATAACACGCCTGATAAGACCTTTTGTTCGCATCCTTTTCACAAAAAATTGATGGCCCTCTGCCTAAAGTTCGCTACGTCGGAGGAGTGAGTGTCCATTGCTCCTTTCGCGCCTCCCAATCAGAGTCAAGCAGATCCTCATGCTGAACGTTAAAGCAGTTCGTCCCGAGCTTGTGACCTTGCTCGCCAGCGGTTTTTTACTGCTCGGGTTTAATCTAACCCTATGGCAGCACTTGTTCGCCATTACCGACTTCAACAGTAATGGCGTGATGCTGCGCGTGGCGTTTGGCGTGATGCTTTTTTGCGTATTCAACATCGTGCTGACGCTGCTCGCATTCAGGCGCGTGATGAAACCGCTGCTGATCGCATTGTTCATGATCAGTGCAGGCGTTTCGTACTTCATGAATCAATACGGCGTCATGATCGACGCCGGCATGTTTCGCAACTTTGCTGAAACTAACGCGACAGAAGTTCAGGATTTACTGTCACTGAAACTGCTGGCCTACATTGTGCTGCTGGGTGTGGTGCCATCGCTGATCGTTTGGAAAATACCGGTCAATTACCGGCGCTGGCCTCGCGAGCTGATCAGCAAGACATTGGTCAGTGTGGGCTGCGCGGCAGTGATTGGCGGTATCGCGCTGCTTAACTACCAAGGGCTGGCCTCATTGTTTCGCAATCACCATGAACTGCGTTTGATGGTGGTGCCGAGCAACTACATTGGCGCGTCCATCGGCTATATCAGCGAACAAGTAGTGTCGGCGCGCAAGCCGTTCGTGACCTTGGGCGAAGATGCAAAACTGGACAGCGAATGGTCGCAACACAAGCGCAAGTCGCTCACGGTACTAGTGGTCGGTGAAAGCGCACGGGCCGAGAACTTTGGCATCCTGGGTTATAACCGCGACACCACCCCGCAATTGAAAAAAGAGCGCGGTGTGATTGCGTTCACTGATGTGCATTCCTGCGGTACTGAAACTGCCGTGTCAGTGCCCTGCATGTTTTCCAATATGGGGCGCAAGGATTACAGCGCGTCTACCGCCAGAAATCAGGAAGGCATGCTCGACGTGCTCAAGCGCGCCGGTCTGAACGTGATCTGGCGCGACAACCAGTCAGGCTGCAAAGGCACGTGTGACCGTGTCACGCTGCAAGATGTCAGCAATCTGAAAGATCCTGTGTTGTGCGCGAATCACGAGTGTCGCGACGAAATATTACTGCAGGGGCTGCAGAGCTTTATCGACAACCTCGACAAGGACACCGTGCTGGTACTGCATCAAATGGGCAGCCATGGGCCGGAATACTTCAAGCGTTATCCCAAAGAGTTTGAAAAGTTTACCCCGGTGTGTGAGAGCAACGCCCTCAATAACTGCAGCCGGGAAAGTATCGTTAACGGTTATGACAATACGCTGCTGTACACCGACCATGTATTGGCCAGCCTGATCGATATCCTGCGCAGCAATCAGGACAACGTTGATACGGCAATGATGTATTTGTCCGATCACGGCGAATCGCTGGGCGAGTACAACCTGTTTCTGCATGGCACGCCTTACATGCTCGCGCCGGACCAGCAAAAGCATGTGCCAATGGTGGCTTGGTTCTCCGACAACTATCAGCAGTCGTTTGCCGTTAATACCCACTGCCTTCAGGGCGAGCGTAACGCGCCTTTGAGCCAGGACAACCTGTTCCACTCAATGCTGGGTTTACTCAAGGTCGACACCAAGGTCTACAACCCTGCGCTGGATATGTTCGCCAACTGCCGGGGGATTTATACGGACGGGGTATTGGCCAATGAGTGATCAACAGTTTGAACACGGCCGGGTGCACGACTATGGGCAGCACCATGAACTCGGGCTCGTTCGCCGACTGAGCCTCTGGCGCGATGCACAACTGGTGCGGCATGCCCTGCGTGATGCCGGTGAGCCCGGCCTGGTGCTGGATCTGCCATCCGGGTCAGGGCGCTTCTGGCCGGTACTGGCCGAGCACGCCAATCGGGTGATCCTGGCGGCCGATCCGTCCACCGACATGCTTGCGGTGGCCGAGTCCCAGTCCTCAGCGCATGTGCGTGCGCGCATCCGCACCTTCCAGAGTTCAGTGTTTTCCATCGGTCTGTCAGCCAACGCGGTGGACTGCATTTTCTGCATGCGCCAGTTTCACCATGTGGCTGATAGTGACCGCCGGATGGACATCCTTCAGGAATTCCACCGGGTCACGCGGGACACTGCCATTGTCGCGCTGTGGGTCGACGGCAACATCAAGTCATGGTGGCGAATGCGTCAGCAGCGCAGCCGAATTGCGCAGGGCCATCTGGAACTTGGGCGTAACCGGTTTGTGGTCAGTCGCGCGATCATCGAGTCGGAATTTGCCCAGGCCGGTTTCGCGATTGTCGGTCATCACGATTTTTTACCCGGCTACGCTATGTGGCGGGTGTACGTATTGCGCAAAATCGCTGGCTGACCCGATGAGCGGGCGGTTTTTCCTGCAGCATCGAGTGCGCTACCCATGAAGATGCTCAAGACTTGCAGCACGGATGCCCGGTAATCGCCGATAGCGATATATACTGCGCGCCATTCTTCAAGGGAGAGCCGTGTGGCCATCGATATTCACTGGATTCGCGACGACGACAGCCTCGCCCAACATTGCGCACAGTGGCAGGCTCTGCCTTTTGTCGCCCTCGATACCGAATTCATGCGGGTCGACACCTTCTATCCCATCGCCGCCTTGCTACAAATCGGGGACGGCTCTCGCGCCTATCTGATCGACCCGCTGCTCATCAGCGACTGGCGTCCCCTGGCATCGTTGCTGGAAAACCCTGGCGTCATCAAAGTCGTGCATGCGTGCAGCGAAGACCTCGAAGTGCTGCTACGTCTGACCGGCAGCCTTCCCGCGCCGTTGTTCGACACGCAATTGGCGGCTGCCTACCTCAATCTCGGTTTCTCCATGGGTTACTCGCGGCTGGTGCAGGAAGTGCTCAATATCGACCTGCCCAAAGGCGAGACACGTTCCGACTGGTTGCAACGGCCGTTGTCCGACACCCAGATCAGTTACGCCGCCGAGGACGCCGTGCATCTGGCCGAAGTCTATAGCTTGCTGCGCCCGCGTCTGAGCGATGAAAAGTACACCTGGGTGGTTGAAGACGGTGCCGAACTGGTCGCCAACCTGCGCCGCGAAACCGACCCCTATGAGGTTTATCGCGATGCCAAGCTGGCGTGGAAACTCTCCCGAGCCCAGTTGGCGGTGCTGCGTGAGCTGTGCGCCTGGCGCGAGAAAGAAGCACGCGTGCGCAATCAACCGCGCAACCGTGTACTACGCGAACACGCCTTGTGGCCGTTGGCCAAGACCCAGCCGGACAACCTCGCTGCATTGGCGAAGATCGAAGACATGCACCCCAAGACAGTGCGTCAGGACGGCGAGTTTCTGCTCGACCTGATCAAGCGGGCGGGCAGCGTCTCTCAGGATCAGTGGCCGCCAGCATTGCCCGAGCCGTTGCCGATCGATGCTTCGAATGTTCTGAAATCCTTGCGCGTCATCGGCCAGCATCACGCAGAACGCCTGAACATGGCGCCCGAGCTGATGCTGCGCAAAAAGACCCTCGAAGCGCTTCTCAAGACCGGTTATCCAGACGGTCCTTATCATTTGCCCGATTCGCTGCGTGGCTGGCGCCGCGAATTGATGGGTCAGGAGCTGCTCGACAGCCTGGCCACCCCCGGAGAACAGCATTGAAACGTATCTGCTCCATTTACCGCAGCCCACGCCGCAACGAAATGTACCTTTATGTGCTCAAGAGCGATGCTCTGGAGCGCGTACCGGACGAGTTGCTGGTGGCGTTTGGCAAACCTCAACATGCCTTCAATCTGGTGTTGAGCCCTGAGCGTGCCCTGGCGCGTGAAGACATTCATACCGTGCTCGCCAACCTGGAAAAGCAGGGATATCACCTGCAAATGCCACCGGCCGAGGACGATTACATCGAGCACTTGCCCGAAGAACTGCTGCGCCGCAACGACCCGATGTAAGTCACGTTCACAGGTTCTCGTAGCAGACCCTGCAAACCATCGCAGGGGTTTACCGGACCGATGCGCACCTGGGCGAATACTGCCTCGGCGCGGCACCGGTCGCATGTCCCGTTTTTTTGAGTTTTGAATCATGCGCGTTCTGATCGCCGAACACGATTACCCCGTTTACACCCAATTACTGCGCAACGCTGCTCCCGATATCGAAGTCCTGAGCAGTGGCGATTCCGCCGAACTGGCACGCATGGCTGCCGATGCGCCGGTCTGGCTGGGCCAGCCGGATCTGCTGGCAAACCTGCTGCGTCAAGGCCACAAACCGCAATGGCTGCAATCGACCTGGGCGGGCATTACGCCGCTCTTGGCCGATGGCCTGAACCGTGATTACCGTCTGACGCGCGCCGTGGGCATCTTCGGCCAGGTCATGGCCGAATTCGTGTTGACCTACATGCTTGTGCACGAGCGTGAAGTGCTGGCGCGACTGGTGAGCCAGGTCGAGCGCAAGTGGGACAACCGCCTGGGTCACAGTCTGTCTGGGCGAAAGGCGTTAATCGTCGGCACCGGCGACATTGGCGTCACCGTTGCCCGGTTTCTGCAGCCATTCGGCGTTGAGGTGTATGGCATCGCCTCGACGGCGCGGACTCAGGCGCCGTTTGTAGAAGTGGGCGCCACGAGTGATCTGGGCCGTCTGGTGGGCGAAGTGGATTTCGTCATCAACCTGCTGCCCAACACGCCACACACTCAGGATGTGTACGACGCCAAGCTGTTTGCTCAGTTCAAGCCTACCGCGCTGTTCATCAACGTAGGCCGCGGAACGTCGGTGGTCGATGCCGATCTGGTCGAAGCACTCAAGGAAGGTCATCTTGCAGGTGCTGTCATCGACGTGTGTCGTCAGGAGCCGCTGCCGCAACGCCATCCTTTCTGGACGGCCTGGGGTCTGTTGCTGACGGGCCACAGTTCCGCGCCAACATCTCCGTCGATGATGACGCAACTCTTCGCTGAGAATTTACAGGCCTATGCAGCGGGTGAGCCGTTGCGTGGCGAAGTGGATTTCTCACGCGGATATTAAGCCTCGCTTACCGGCAGTCGCATGCGCTTGGCCCCCATCACTGAGGGTTCTAGACTGTCGGCCTTCTCACGTTTCGAAACCGATTGCAGATAAATGGCCGCCAAAGTCGAACCCTTCTGGATACGCAAAACACTTGATCAGCTGGATTCGGTCGAGTGGGAGTCGTTGTGCGACGGTTGCGGCCTGTGTTGCCTGCAAAAGCTCGAAGACGAAGACGATAACAGCGTTTACTACACGCGCATCGCCTGCAAGCTGCTGGACCTCAAGACCTGCCAATGCACTGATTACCCAAACCGTCGCGCGTCGGTGCCGGATTGCATCCAGCTGACGCCGGGCCAGGCCGATGAATTCAAATGGCTGCCGCCCACGTGCGGTTACAGGCTTGTCAGCGAAGGCAAGGAGTTGCCGCTTTGGCATCATCTGGTGTGTGGGGATCGCGACGCGGTGCACCAGGCGCGGATTTCGCAGTCAGGGCGCATGCTCAGCGAGAACAGCGTGGCCGAAGACGACTGGGAAGATTACCTGATCTTTCGGGCGGGATAGGCGAGGCATGATCTGCAGGGGACAACGTGTTGGCGAGGGGTTTAGCCGCTCGCAAACACGCTTGCTTCTACAGAATGCTCGAAACGCTTAGATACCGGATTTAGGCGTTTTCACCGCATCGACGGTCTCGACCACAGCGTCCTCAACGGCCACTTCAGCCTTGGTCTTGAGCCTGCTCAACTCGGCGCCAGCCCGTTGAATGCGGGTCTTGGCTTGATCCAGATCGCTGCGGCCTTTTTCGACCATCGCTTTAGCGGAGCAATGGCCAGTGATCCCGCGTGCCAGCACGGCGCCGCCGATGGCCAGCTGAATCAGGCCGAAGATGCCGCCGCGGCGCAGGCCTTTGCCCATCATCAATACGCCACCTGCCAACGAGCCGATGCGCTCCCATCCCTGTACGTTTTGTTCTGGAACGGGTTGAGAAAGGGTGTCAATGCGTTCAACGATCGGGGTGTCGCTCATGATGTATCTCCATGATGAGTTGGGGTCCTTAAAGCTGACTGCCCGCTTCCCGATCTGTTCAATGCGTTTGAGCAGGAAGATCGCTCAAGAGCCTTGCGTGTCTCGACCGAACTGAGGGCCGGAGCGCGTGTTGTTGCCCTTGGCCATACGGTCGTAGAGCACCACATTCACGGTGGCTGCCAGATTCATGCAGCCTGTGGTCGGGATGTAAACCACGTCCTCGCACCAGTCGCGTATGTCCTTGTCGAGCGAGCCATCCTCAGGGCCGAAGATGTAGATCGCCCGGTCCGGGTGGGTGTACTCGGGCAATGCCCGCGCGCCTTCCACCAATTCCACTGCCACAGGAATGCAGCCCAGCGGAATGATCTTCTTCAGGTCATCGATGCCAATCAGCGGGATGTCTTGATGGATCTTCTTGGTGTCGGTCACAAAGTCCCGTGCGCGTTCGTATCGAGTGCCGGTGTAAAACACCGAGGCTACGCCATAGCACCCTGCAGCACGCATCACCGAGCCAACGTTTTCCGGAGATTTCGGGTTGTACAGGCCGATGCAGGCATAGCGTTTGTTTGCCACGGGGGAGGGTGCTCGCTGAAGGGGAAGGCGCGGGATTATAGCGGAGGGGCAGCGGCAAGCTACAAGCTACAAGCTACAAGCTACAAGCTAAGAGCCAAGTCTTTCTTATGCTTGCGGCTTCACGCTTGCAGCTTGCGGCTTAGAGCTTGCCCCTTACCGCTGCTACTCCTTCTTCATCAGTCCGGCCAGCGCCGCAAACGGGTTGTGCATCGCCTTGGCGGTTTTCGGGCTGCTGGTGGAGCTTTCGGAGAAATACTGCTGATCGGTGTAGCGCGAGTGTTCGTTGTCGTGGCAATACAGGCACAACAGCTCCCAGTTGGAGCCGTCCTGCGGGTTGTTGTCGTGGTTGTGGTCACGGTGATGGACGGTCAGCTCGCTCAGGCGCTTGCCGGCAAATTCCCGGGCGCAGCGCCCGCACACGTGCGGGTACATGCGCAATGCCTTGTCGCGATAACCCATCTCGCGGTCGCGCTGGGCGTCGGCAAGGATGCGATCCAGTTTGGAGGTATTGGTGGGTGGGTTGGCCGTGCTCATGGTGTCACCTGATTCGGGTTCTGTTGTCGTGAATGCTTGCCAGTCTAGCGCTTTGAAAGCCTGTCAGCCCTTGAGTTTTTCAGCGATCCAGATCGTGTGCCGCGTGCCTTTGTTACCGTGGGCGTAGACCTTGACCTCTTCGGCCTTGAAGCCGGCCTTGCGCAGTTTGTCTGAAAACGCCGCATCAGCGCTGGCCGACCAGATCGCCAGCACGCCTTTGGGCCGCAATGCCTGGGCGCACGCGCTGAGACCACCGGACGAGTACAGCCAGCTATTGGATTTTTGCGTCAGGCCTTCGGGGCCGTTGTCGACGTCGAGCATGATTGCGTCGAACCCCTGCGGTTCGCTTTTGAGCACTTGCGCCACGTCCTGAATCACCACCTTGGCTCTGGGGTCTTGCAACGGATTACCGGACTTTTCGCCCAGCGGGCCGCGATTCCACTCCACCACACCGGGCACCAGTTCAGCCACGACCACCTCTGCATTCTTGCCCAGGTGCTTGAGCGCAGAGGCGAGGGTAAAGCCCATGCCCAGCCCGCCAATCAACACTCGGGGTTGAGTGCGCGGCGCGACCTTTTTGCAGGGGATTTCGGCCAGCGCGTCTTCGGAGCCGTGCATGCGGGTGTTCATCAACTGGCCGCCGTCGCCGCCCTGAATCTTGATCACGAAGTCTTCGCCGTATTCGAACAGGCACAGAGCGCCGCCGTTGTCGGGGATCGGAGTGGTGTCGAGCAGAACGAAACGTTTCATGGAGCACTCAATGATGAAATGAAAAACAGTGACGGTTTGCAGCGCGCAACCCGTGATCGAGGAGTAGCCTGTGCCGGACAATAATCACAGGCGTGGAGGCCATTGATGAAGCGCTACATTCTAACGGCGATTACCTGTGCGGCGCTCTCGGTATGTGCAGCGCAGGCTGAAGCCCTTCAGCCGACTCTCAACACGCCAGGCCCTATGTCGTCCTCACCGGGAACACCCGGCACCGCGACACCGACGCCGTACCCGCAAGTCTCAGCACCGGGCATCCCGCATGACAGCAGCGTGGACAGCCCGCAGTTGTTGCCAAAGATTCCACAACCCGGGCCGCCCAAGGACGAGGCATTGCCCGGATTAGACGACACCGCCATCCCCAGCGTTAAGCCCTGACATTACTTGTAGGCGCGAACTTGTTCGCGAAGCGATTCAACTCACACGACGCGAAACCCCTTCGCCAACAAGTTGGCTCCAGAGGGATCGCGAATCGCGAGAGTTCACACCTGCTGCGACGCCAGTTGCCCGTCCATCATGCGCAGGCGTTTCGACAGCGCCACGGCAATCGCGCGAATGATCTTGGCGGCAATCTTCGGGGCATCGGTGATCATCTTGTCCAGTGAATCGCGGCCCAGGTTCAACAGGTAACACGGCGTCGCCGCAATGCAACTGGCCGACCGGCGCTCGCCGTCCAGCACCGCCATCTCCCCGAACGCACGCCCGCTGCGCAATACCGCAAGCTCCACCGGCTTGCCGTCGTTGTTGAGTTTCTGCACCGACACCGAGCCCGAATGAATGATGCACATGAACGTGCCCGCATCGCCTTCGTTGAAGATCGCTTGCCCTTTCTCGATGCTGCTGATGCTGAAATAGCCGGCGGCGGTTGAAAAATCCGCTGGCGTGAGCGGGTCGAACAGACCGCAGTCCATCAGCATTTCGCGGATTTCGTTGTTCAGTGATGACGGTGTGGACATGGTCTGGTCTTGTGCAGGTTTCAGAAAAGGGCCGACTCAATACCGGACCCGGACGACACAACGTCCGGATCCTGTGTGATATGACCCGCGGCGCCCACCGAGTTTCCTCAGGCCAGCTGCAGCACTTTGAAAATAAATCCGTATTCGAGCGCCACGTCGCGCAATCCCTGGTAACGGCCGCTCATACCGCCGTGGCCAGCGCCCAGTTCGGTCTTGAGCAGCAACAGATTGTCGTCGGTCTTGTGGTCGCGCAATTTTGCCACCCATTTAGCCGCTTCCCAATACTGCACGCGGCTGTCGTTATAGCCTGCGATCACCAGCATGGCGGGGTAATCCTGCGCCGTAACGTTTTCGTACGGGGCGTAGGCCTTGATGCGCGCATAGACCTCGGGTTCTTGCGGGTTGCCCCACTCATCGTATTCGGTGACGGTCAGCGGTAGCTCAGGATCGAGCATGGTGTTGAGCACATCAACGAACGGCACTTCGGCAATCGCCGCTTTGAACAAATCAGGACGCTGGTTGACCACCGCGCCAATCAACAGACCGCCCGCGCTGCCGCCACTGATCACCAGTTGTTGAGCCGTCGTCAGTTGCTGCGCAATCAGATGCTCGGCACAGGCAATGAAGTCGGTGAACGTATTGGTTTTGTACGCCTGCTTGCCGTTGCGGTACCAGGCCTCGCCCAATTCGCCGCCGCCACGCACATGGGCGATGGCAAACGCGACGCCGCGGTCCAGCAGGCTCAGCCGTGCATGGGAGAACCACGGATCAAGGCTATCACCGTAAGCGCCGTAACCGTAGAGATACAGCGGCACCGATTGCCCGACCAGCTCGCGCTTGACCACCAGGCTGATCGGCACTTGAGTACCGTCTGGCGAGGTCGCCCATAGCCGCTGACTGACATAAGCGTCGGCGTCGAAATCCCCGAGGACCGGGGTTTCCTTGAGCACCAACTGATCTCCCGTCGCCAGCGCCAGTTGCCTGACCTGTGCGGGGCGGTTCAGAGATTGGTAGCGCAGACGGATCTTGTCGCTGTCGAATTCAAGCGTGTCCTGCACATACAAGTTGTAAGCCGCATCGGGCAACTGCACCCGATACGGCGCTTTGCCCTGTGGGTGAACTTCGACAATTGGCAGTCCGCCCTCGCGCAGGCTCAAGGTCAGCGCGGTGGTGTTGAGGCTGAAGCCGTCGAGCATGACCGTGTCGCTGTGCGGGATCAGGGTTTGCCAGTCAGTCCTGTCCGGCACGCCGCTGGTTTTTTCTGCTGCGTGATACAAGGCGAAATTGATGCCGTGCTGGTTGCTGCGGATCAGCCAGCTCCAGGTGCCATCCACCAGGCCGTGGTCTACCGAGTACTCATGGCCTTCGGCGCGGGGCGCGATGCAGACGAAGGCTTGTTCCGGCGTAGCGGCGTCCAGCACCCAGGCTTCGCTGGTGGTCTTGCTGTCCAGCGACATCACCAGTTGACGTTCGGAACTGGTGCGGTAGCAGTGCAGGAAAAACCGCCCGTCCGGCTCGTTGAAGACCAGATCGGCAGCAGCATTGCCGAGCCGGTAGCGATAAAGCGTGTGTGGGCGGTGGGTATCGTCCAGTTCGCCGAAAAACAGGGTCTGACTGTCGTTGGCCCACGTCATGCTGCCATCGCAGTCCTCGAACGGCAGGCTGGTGACTTCGCCGCTGCTCAGTTCTTTGACAAACAACTGGTAGACCTCCTCACCGGTGGTGTCGAGGCTGTAGGCCAGGCGTTGGTGATCGGGGCTGATGCTGAAAGCGCCCAGCGAGAAAAAACCGCCGTTGGCAAGCGCGTTGGGGTCCAGAAGCAATTCCTCGGAACGTTGATCAACCGTTTGTGAGTCATCGGCGGGACGGGCGCAACGGTAATGCCGACCGTACTCGTCGCCCTCGGTGGTGCGCGTGTAGTACAGGTATGGGCCCCAT
The DNA window shown above is from Pseudomonas sp. BSw22131 and carries:
- a CDS encoding GMC family oxidoreductase, translated to MQIASVLYDYVIVGAGPAGCLLANRLSQNPAHRVLLLEAGGQDNYPWIHVPVGYLYCIGNPRTDWCFKTEAEPGLNGRSLNYPRGRVLGGCSSINGMIYMRGQSRDYDQWAAQGNEGWGWQDVLPLFRRSENHYAGDSDIHGAKGEWRVEQQRLSWPILDAFRQAAEQTGIASIPDFNAGDNEGCSYFQVNQRRGVRWNASKAFLRPIAKRTNLTVMTGVEASRIELENGRAVAVIARVGQGEQRLAASREIILCCGAIGSPTLLQRSGIGPRPLLEKLGIGVRHELPGVGSNLQDHLQLRLIYKVSNGLTLNQMAGSLWGKMNMGLRYAINRSGPLAMAPSQLGAFARSGPEQPSANLEYHVQPLSLERFGEPLHAFAAFTASVCDLRPQSRGTVHIRSAELNAPPIIQPNYLSHETDLKVAADAIRLTRKIVSAPALAAFNPVEYLPGESLQSEQQLREAASAIGTTIFHPVGTCKMGQGPDAVVDQRLRVRGVDGLRVVDASIMPTITSGNTCSPTLMIAEKAAQMIIADAQRAQRPVDSVGTMTGETAL
- a CDS encoding phosphoethanolamine transferase; amino-acid sequence: MLNVKAVRPELVTLLASGFLLLGFNLTLWQHLFAITDFNSNGVMLRVAFGVMLFCVFNIVLTLLAFRRVMKPLLIALFMISAGVSYFMNQYGVMIDAGMFRNFAETNATEVQDLLSLKLLAYIVLLGVVPSLIVWKIPVNYRRWPRELISKTLVSVGCAAVIGGIALLNYQGLASLFRNHHELRLMVVPSNYIGASIGYISEQVVSARKPFVTLGEDAKLDSEWSQHKRKSLTVLVVGESARAENFGILGYNRDTTPQLKKERGVIAFTDVHSCGTETAVSVPCMFSNMGRKDYSASTARNQEGMLDVLKRAGLNVIWRDNQSGCKGTCDRVTLQDVSNLKDPVLCANHECRDEILLQGLQSFIDNLDKDTVLVLHQMGSHGPEYFKRYPKEFEKFTPVCESNALNNCSRESIVNGYDNTLLYTDHVLASLIDILRSNQDNVDTAMMYLSDHGESLGEYNLFLHGTPYMLAPDQQKHVPMVAWFSDNYQQSFAVNTHCLQGERNAPLSQDNLFHSMLGLLKVDTKVYNPALDMFANCRGIYTDGVLANE
- a CDS encoding class I SAM-dependent methyltransferase codes for the protein MSDQQFEHGRVHDYGQHHELGLVRRLSLWRDAQLVRHALRDAGEPGLVLDLPSGSGRFWPVLAEHANRVILAADPSTDMLAVAESQSSAHVRARIRTFQSSVFSIGLSANAVDCIFCMRQFHHVADSDRRMDILQEFHRVTRDTAIVALWVDGNIKSWWRMRQQRSRIAQGHLELGRNRFVVSRAIIESEFAQAGFAIVGHHDFLPGYAMWRVYVLRKIAG
- the rnd gene encoding ribonuclease D translates to MAIDIHWIRDDDSLAQHCAQWQALPFVALDTEFMRVDTFYPIAALLQIGDGSRAYLIDPLLISDWRPLASLLENPGVIKVVHACSEDLEVLLRLTGSLPAPLFDTQLAAAYLNLGFSMGYSRLVQEVLNIDLPKGETRSDWLQRPLSDTQISYAAEDAVHLAEVYSLLRPRLSDEKYTWVVEDGAELVANLRRETDPYEVYRDAKLAWKLSRAQLAVLRELCAWREKEARVRNQPRNRVLREHALWPLAKTQPDNLAALAKIEDMHPKTVRQDGEFLLDLIKRAGSVSQDQWPPALPEPLPIDASNVLKSLRVIGQHHAERLNMAPELMLRKKTLEALLKTGYPDGPYHLPDSLRGWRRELMGQELLDSLATPGEQH
- a CDS encoding YcgL domain-containing protein — translated: MKRICSIYRSPRRNEMYLYVLKSDALERVPDELLVAFGKPQHAFNLVLSPERALAREDIHTVLANLEKQGYHLQMPPAEDDYIEHLPEELLRRNDPM
- a CDS encoding D-2-hydroxyacid dehydrogenase, which produces MRVLIAEHDYPVYTQLLRNAAPDIEVLSSGDSAELARMAADAPVWLGQPDLLANLLRQGHKPQWLQSTWAGITPLLADGLNRDYRLTRAVGIFGQVMAEFVLTYMLVHEREVLARLVSQVERKWDNRLGHSLSGRKALIVGTGDIGVTVARFLQPFGVEVYGIASTARTQAPFVEVGATSDLGRLVGEVDFVINLLPNTPHTQDVYDAKLFAQFKPTALFINVGRGTSVVDADLVEALKEGHLAGAVIDVCRQEPLPQRHPFWTAWGLLLTGHSSAPTSPSMMTQLFAENLQAYAAGEPLRGEVDFSRGY
- a CDS encoding YcgN family cysteine cluster protein; translation: MAAKVEPFWIRKTLDQLDSVEWESLCDGCGLCCLQKLEDEDDNSVYYTRIACKLLDLKTCQCTDYPNRRASVPDCIQLTPGQADEFKWLPPTCGYRLVSEGKELPLWHHLVCGDRDAVHQARISQSGRMLSENSVAEDDWEDYLIFRAG
- a CDS encoding YgaP family membrane protein; amino-acid sequence: MSDTPIVERIDTLSQPVPEQNVQGWERIGSLAGGVLMMGKGLRRGGIFGLIQLAIGGAVLARGITGHCSAKAMVEKGRSDLDQAKTRIQRAGAELSRLKTKAEVAVEDAVVETVDAVKTPKSGI
- a CDS encoding RNA methyltransferase, with product MANKRYACIGLYNPKSPENVGSVMRAAGCYGVASVFYTGTRYERARDFVTDTKKIHQDIPLIGIDDLKKIIPLGCIPVAVELVEGARALPEYTHPDRAIYIFGPEDGSLDKDIRDWCEDVVYIPTTGCMNLAATVNVVLYDRMAKGNNTRSGPQFGRDTQGS
- a CDS encoding YajD family HNH nuclease translates to MSTANPPTNTSKLDRILADAQRDREMGYRDKALRMYPHVCGRCAREFAGKRLSELTVHHRDHNHDNNPQDGSNWELLCLYCHDNEHSRYTDQQYFSESSTSSPKTAKAMHNPFAALAGLMKKE
- a CDS encoding spermidine synthase is translated as MKRFVLLDTTPIPDNGGALCLFEYGEDFVIKIQGGDGGQLMNTRMHGSEDALAEIPCKKVAPRTQPRVLIGGLGMGFTLASALKHLGKNAEVVVAELVPGVVEWNRGPLGEKSGNPLQDPRAKVVIQDVAQVLKSEPQGFDAIMLDVDNGPEGLTQKSNSWLYSSGGLSACAQALRPKGVLAIWSASADAAFSDKLRKAGFKAEEVKVYAHGNKGTRHTIWIAEKLKG
- a CDS encoding cyclic nucleotide-binding domain-containing protein encodes the protein MSTPSSLNNEIREMLMDCGLFDPLTPADFSTAAGYFSISSIEKGQAIFNEGDAGTFMCIIHSGSVSVQKLNNDGKPVELAVLRSGRAFGEMAVLDGERRSASCIAATPCYLLNLGRDSLDKMITDAPKIAAKIIRAIAVALSKRLRMMDGQLASQQV